The window AAGGGGATAGTATCAAATTGGGGGCTGTGACCCTGCCGATTTCCGGTGCATTGGAGAATGTACCCGGCAGCACTTCGGTTTTCGGCGCCATTGCTCCGCCGGTCCTCATTCCTTATCGATATATCGAAATGACCGGGTTGGTGCAGACTGGAAGCCGAATCGAGTACAAGTATTATTTTGAGGCTGATGAAGGTCAGGATATGGCCTTGTTGAGCAAGAAGGTGGAACCTGTCTTGGATTTGGAAGAAGCAGATTTGGATACGCATCTATCCGAAGCGAGAAGATTGGGCAGGCGGTATGAAAATTTCGCAAAATTCCTAAATCTTGTAGGGTTTATTGCGCTTTTGTTGGGCTGTGTGGGCATCGCCAGCGGAATGGGTATCTATGTTCGCATGAAAATAAGGTCCATTGCTGTGCTTAAATGTTTGGGAGCTTCCAAACGACAGAGTTATTTGATATTTTTTGTCCAGATAGTCTGCATGGGTATCATTGGTGGTTTGTTGGGAACTATACTGGGGTATCTCCTTCAGCAGCTTTTTCCTGTGCTGTTGGGTGACCTCTTGCCTGTGGATGTGGATATCACTTTCTCGATGCAAAGCATATTGCTGGGTCTTTTACTTGGGGTGGCCATGTCCGTGTTGTTTGCCCTTTACCCCCTTATGAAAACGCTCTATGTGTCACCATTGCAAGCGCTTAGGGTGGTACAGGAACCAAGGTCCAATTCCAAAAGGGCCACTGCTGCCGTTGGCATGGCCATTTTACTCTTTATCTGTGGTTTTTCCTATTGGTTGCTAGGCGATTTGGTGAGGTCTTTACTCTTTGTGGCCGGTCTGCTGGTCGTATTTTTGATTTTGACCGCTGTGGCCCGTTTTTTTATGGCCTTGTTAAAACGATTTTTCCCCTATTCATGGAGTTTTATCGCCCGTCAAAGCCTAAAGAATCTATTTCGCCCACAAAATCAAACCTTGGTATTGGTTCTATCGATTGGGATAGGTACATTTTTGATCAGCACCCTGTATTTTACAAAGGATATGTTGTTGGAGAAAGCGGCCATTGAAGACAGTGCCAATAGTGCCAATATGATTCTAATGGACATTCAAAAGCAACAAGTGGAAGCCATTGCACAAACGGTGGAATCCGCAGGAATGCCGGTAATTGACAAGATTCCTATTGTTACAATGCGGGTGGAGACCTTGAACGGCCGACATGTGGAGGACATTCGAAAAGATTCCACCTCACAAGTGGGCAGGTGGATATTGAACCATGAATTCAGGGTGACCTATCGTGATAGTCTTATCGGCTCGGAAAGGATTATGGCAGGGGAATGGGTAAAACAAGCGGAATCCAATGCCGAAATCCCGATTTCCGTAAGCAGTGACTTTGCCAACATGGCAAAAGTAAACATTGGAGACCCGGTCGCTTTTAATGTACAGGGTCGGATTATGGAGACCACGGTGCAGAGCATACGCGAAGTGGATTGGAGTAGACTGCAGCCCAATTTTTCCGTTGTTTTTCCATCGGGAGTGCTCGAGAATGCCCCTCAATTTGGGGTCATGACCCTGCGAACATCGGATGATGAAAGTTCGGCAAGCCTCCAACAGCAATTGGTACGCGATTTTCCCAATGTTTCCATTTTAGACCTTAAACGGATTCTCGCCCTGCTGGAAGACATCTTGGGAAAGATTGGATGGATTATCAATTTTATGGCCTTCTTCAGTATTTTTGTCGGGGTTGCTGTATTGATGGGAGCTATTTATAGCAGTAAGCATCAAAGGGTAAAACAAGGAGCGTTGCTAAGGACTTTGGGCGCAAAAAGTGCGCAAATTCTCAAAATGATCGCTATCGAGTATACCATTTTAGGCTTTTTGGGTGCCTTTATGGGGGTGGTATTGGCTGTTTTGGCCAGTTCACTACTGGCATGGCTACTTTTTGAAACCGCTTTTGCACCTTCTGCGGTGCCGTTTTTCATAATTCTACCTGCGATAACACTCCTGGTTTTTACCCTGGGTGTGACCAATAGTATTGGGATTGTGAGAAATTCCCCATTGGCTGTACTGAAAAAGGAGAAAGAATAAAAAAGACTGTCCAAAAATCAGTTTGTCTGTCAGTTCGAGCGCAGTGTATAACTTAAAGCATGTTGATAATCAAGGGGTTTAGACTGCGCTCAACCTGACTAGGTTCAAATAGTACTGTTTTTTAGACAACCTTTTCCAATTTTCTTATTCTGAAAGTACGGTCCTGAAACCCAAATGTTCCATTCCCGAATCGGGGCTGGTGTTCATCCGTGCGGAAATGCGATAACTGGCACAGTAGGAAGCACTGCATAGAAACGACCCCCCTTTGATGACGCGTTCCCTTGCCCTTGGGTTCCCGGGATTGAAAGCCCTCTTCGCACCCTTTGGATTTTGGGCAACCTTGCCGCTCAAGGCCAATTGTTGATAGTAATTGGTGTTGTACCAGTCGCTGGTCCATTCCCACACATTGCCTGCCATATCGTAAAGGCCATAGCCATTTTTGGGATAGCTCATCACGGGAGCGCTACGCTCATATCCATCTTCCATGGTATTTTCTACGGGGAATTCCCCTTCCCATGAGTTGGCATGGGCGCTTAATTGTTCCATGTCATCCCCCCAGAAAAATAAACTTCCCATCTGGTTGCCACGAGCCGCAAATTCCCATTCTGCTTCGGTGGGAAGTCTACGGCCCGCCCATTCACAATACGCTTGGGCATCCTCAAACGCAATATGCACCACGGGATGATCTTCCTTCCCTTCAATGCTGCTTCCAGGTCCGTGGGGATGTTTCCAATTGGCACCGATTCTCCATTCCCACCATTGGGAGTAGTCATACAGGTTGGGAACGCTGCTTTTTGCTTTTTTGAATACCAACGAGCCAGGTTGAAGAATGGAGTCATGGGGTTTTTCTGTACCTGCAGGCAATTGCTTTTTCAATGCTTCCCAATCCACCGCTCTTTCGGCTACGGTAACGTAACCGGTTTCCTTCACAAATTTGGCAAACTGCGCATTGGTTACTTCGTGCTTGTCCATGAAAAAGCCATCTACGTGTACTTTGTGGGCTGGTTTTTCATGGAACATGGCCATATGGTCGTTGGGGACCGCTCCCTGCAGAAATTCACCCCCTGGAATCCATACCATTCCTTCCGGGGCTTTTTCTGATTGCAGGGCGTTATGGGACTCAACTCCATTTTCTGATGCTTCGGGCTTGTTGGTCTTGGATTTACAACTGAAAAGTACAATCAGGAATAGAAAATAGACTATCGGTTTCAAAGCAAGGATTTTTATGAGGCCACAAAATTAAAAAAAAGAACAGCATCAATATTCCTGAATGTTTATGATTATCCCAACTGGGTCGATCAGTGGACTGTGACGGGATTTGTAAACCATTTGATACAGAACTGCCATTGGCAACTTTCATTTCAAATAATCCCTCCCGCTTTTTATTGGGACAAAAGTTGTTGTTCGAGGGGTGGCTTCTGTTGTTGACATATTTTTTTTTCAAAACTTATTGAAATTCATTTACTTATAAAAGTACTTGGTTGCTTATAACTGCAGTACGTTAACAAACGCTATGAAAAAGACTAGGATTTTGGGGAAATTTCCAAGGAAAGGTTATGTGCGAACTTTTTTCGTCCTATCACTCCTATCCTTTCTGGGTCTTATCGCCACTCATTGTTCCCCAAGGTACTCCAATCTTGCCTCTCCTTTGGACGAATTTGAGGAATTCAGTGTAACGGGAAAGGATACCCTAATCAACGAAAAATGGTGGGAAACCTTTCAGGACGAGCAATTGAATGCGCTTATCGATAGTGCAATGCAGTCCAATTTGAACTTGGCAGCTACGTGGCAACAGTTTGTGGCATCAAGGGCGGTCATACGCACACAAGCTTCCAATAAATGGCCTGCGATTGAAGCTTCGGCACAAACAGCCCGAACATTACCCGAACCTGACTTCGTGGGTGGTGAGAATACGCAATTGGGTTTCTTGTCCAGTTACGAATTGGATGTGTGGGGAAGAATCGGAACAGCGGTCAACGCGGAAAAATTTAGATCGGAGGCCAGCTTTTTTGATTATCAGGCCATAGCCTTGTCCCTTTCCGCCGAAATAGCGACCACTTGGTACCAATTGCTCGCCGCCAAGAAACAACTTCAAATTACCAAAGACCAGATCAAGACCAATGAGGCTATAATCAAATTGATTCGTTCACGTTTTGTGGGCGGACAGATTAGGGCTGTGGATATTTTAAGACAGGCCCAGCTCTTGGAAAGCACCAAGGAACAACAGATTATTTTTGAAACGAACGTCGCCCTTTTGGAGAATCAACTGGCAGTGCTGTTGGGCAAGCAGCCACAAGGTGTATTGCCTATGGAGGCAGCCAACTTACCCGAAATTCGGGAACTTCCAGACACCGGCCTACCATTGGATTTGGTGCGTCGCAGGCCCGATTTGCGACAATCCTTCGCACTGCTGTTGGCCGCCGATAGGGATATGGCGTCAGCGGTGCAAAGCAAATATCCAAGGATTTCATTAAGTGGGCGGGGACAGTTTCGTTCCAATAATTTTGAAAACCTCTTCGACAATTGGGCCTATTCCTTAACTGGAAACATTTTGGCACCCCTTTTTTACGGCGGACGGCTAAAGGCCGAAGCAGATAGGGCCACAGCCATTAAA is drawn from Flagellimonas sp. MMG031 and contains these coding sequences:
- a CDS encoding formylglycine-generating enzyme family protein: MKPIVYFLFLIVLFSCKSKTNKPEASENGVESHNALQSEKAPEGMVWIPGGEFLQGAVPNDHMAMFHEKPAHKVHVDGFFMDKHEVTNAQFAKFVKETGYVTVAERAVDWEALKKQLPAGTEKPHDSILQPGSLVFKKAKSSVPNLYDYSQWWEWRIGANWKHPHGPGSSIEGKEDHPVVHIAFEDAQAYCEWAGRRLPTEAEWEFAARGNQMGSLFFWGDDMEQLSAHANSWEGEFPVENTMEDGYERSAPVMSYPKNGYGLYDMAGNVWEWTSDWYNTNYYQQLALSGKVAQNPKGAKRAFNPGNPRARERVIKGGSFLCSASYCASYRISARMNTSPDSGMEHLGFRTVLSE
- a CDS encoding efflux transporter outer membrane subunit — encoded protein: MKKTRILGKFPRKGYVRTFFVLSLLSFLGLIATHCSPRYSNLASPLDEFEEFSVTGKDTLINEKWWETFQDEQLNALIDSAMQSNLNLAATWQQFVASRAVIRTQASNKWPAIEASAQTARTLPEPDFVGGENTQLGFLSSYELDVWGRIGTAVNAEKFRSEASFFDYQAIALSLSAEIATTWYQLLAAKKQLQITKDQIKTNEAIIKLIRSRFVGGQIRAVDILRQAQLLESTKEQQIIFETNVALLENQLAVLLGKQPQGVLPMEAANLPEIRELPDTGLPLDLVRRRPDLRQSFALLLAADRDMASAVQSKYPRISLSGRGQFRSNNFENLFDNWAYSLTGNILAPLFYGGRLKAEADRATAIKQQRLYDYGQATLVAFREVEDALVQDVKQTERLENIARQLELAEKSNKQLRVEFLNGFSPYLDVLLGLDQEQQLRRDYVSARLQHVQTRIALHRALAGGFETGRTLDDGNSKLNEFYEQ
- a CDS encoding FtsX-like permease family protein; its protein translation is MGKNNAGFSWLLKMAWRDGRASYGKLLLFVFSITLGVAAVVSVHSFSRVLRENIALQSKSLLGADFVIESDKPVNDKVMGIMDSLGGADAKEINFLSMAAFPASNGTKLMEVRGVEGGFPFYGDLETEPSSASKTFKNGGALVDATTMLQLQLKEGDSIKLGAVTLPISGALENVPGSTSVFGAIAPPVLIPYRYIEMTGLVQTGSRIEYKYYFEADEGQDMALLSKKVEPVLDLEEADLDTHLSEARRLGRRYENFAKFLNLVGFIALLLGCVGIASGMGIYVRMKIRSIAVLKCLGASKRQSYLIFFVQIVCMGIIGGLLGTILGYLLQQLFPVLLGDLLPVDVDITFSMQSILLGLLLGVAMSVLFALYPLMKTLYVSPLQALRVVQEPRSNSKRATAAVGMAILLFICGFSYWLLGDLVRSLLFVAGLLVVFLILTAVARFFMALLKRFFPYSWSFIARQSLKNLFRPQNQTLVLVLSIGIGTFLISTLYFTKDMLLEKAAIEDSANSANMILMDIQKQQVEAIAQTVESAGMPVIDKIPIVTMRVETLNGRHVEDIRKDSTSQVGRWILNHEFRVTYRDSLIGSERIMAGEWVKQAESNAEIPISVSSDFANMAKVNIGDPVAFNVQGRIMETTVQSIREVDWSRLQPNFSVVFPSGVLENAPQFGVMTLRTSDDESSASLQQQLVRDFPNVSILDLKRILALLEDILGKIGWIINFMAFFSIFVGVAVLMGAIYSSKHQRVKQGALLRTLGAKSAQILKMIAIEYTILGFLGAFMGVVLAVLASSLLAWLLFETAFAPSAVPFFIILPAITLLVFTLGVTNSIGIVRNSPLAVLKKEKE